TCACTAACCCAAGAAATGAGGCAGTTCGAATCAATATTCATTTCAAAGAAAATTAATTCTTCATCTGTTAGAGCTAGAATCTTCACTGTTGAGGAAGAGTTAGACTTTGCAGGCCATCCTATTATTGGCTTGGCAGCGCACTTACACGATGAACATGGAACTAGGAATAGTCACGATTGGAATATAGAGCTAAACAAAAAATCCGTACATGTTAAAACCGAGGTAACGGAAAAATATTTCAAAGCATCAATGGATCAAGGTAGGCCCAAATTTCTAAAAACACTCAATAGCGATGAGACAGAGAAAGTGTTGCACGCTTTGAATCTACACAAAGGAAACTTATCAAATCACCCACTCGAGGTAATTACTACAGGCTTGCCATACCTTATTGTTCCTATTTCAAATGGATTAGAGAATGCAAAAATCTCTATTGCAAACTTTGAAAGCCTTTTAGAAAGTTTTCACGCAAAGTTTGTTTATGTCTTTGACATTAATCAATTTGAAGGCCGTACTTGGGATAATGATGGCTCAGTCGAAGACATAGCAACTGGAAGCGCTGCTGGCCCAACTGCTGCATATTTACACAAGCACAAACTTTGTATACCAGATAAATCAATAACTATTTCTCAGGGTCGCTTCGTGGGTAGGCCTAGTGAAATTGAAGCTTACGTGCAAACTCAAGATGACGACATTACCAATATCTGGGTTTCTGGCTCCGTGATCAAAGTAGCAGATATTTCATTCATCTAAAAATTGGCATAACAAGTGGTTCCAGGTGACGCCTTCGGCGC
Above is a window of Sinobacterium caligoides DNA encoding:
- a CDS encoding PhzF family phenazine biosynthesis protein; the protein is MKCKLVDVFAKERLSGNGLTIFYDYDWLSAQEMLSLTQEMRQFESIFISKKINSSSVRARIFTVEEELDFAGHPIIGLAAHLHDEHGTRNSHDWNIELNKKSVHVKTEVTEKYFKASMDQGRPKFLKTLNSDETEKVLHALNLHKGNLSNHPLEVITTGLPYLIVPISNGLENAKISIANFESLLESFHAKFVYVFDINQFEGRTWDNDGSVEDIATGSAAGPTAAYLHKHKLCIPDKSITISQGRFVGRPSEIEAYVQTQDDDITNIWVSGSVIKVADISFI